In a genomic window of Scomber japonicus isolate fScoJap1 chromosome 17, fScoJap1.pri, whole genome shotgun sequence:
- the LOC128377475 gene encoding tripartite motif-containing protein 16-like codes for MAQKGVQLDQEAFCCSICLDILKDPVTIPCGHSYCMSCIKGFWDGEDERKICCPQCRQAFTLRPVLGKNTMLAALVEQLKKTGLQAAPADHCYAGPEDVACDVCTGRKLKALKSCLTCPASYCENHLQPHYNAPPLKKHKLVEPTKKLQENICSRHDEVMKMFCRTDQQSICYLCSVDEHKGHNTVSAAAERTERQRELEVSRLNIQQRIQDREKDVKLLQQEVETVSRSADKAVEDSEKIFTQLIRLLQKRSSDVKQQIRSQQETEVSGVIKLQEKLQQEITELKRKDAELKKLSHTEDHNQFLHNYPSVSQLSKPTDSSSINIRPLRYFEDVTAAVSELRNKLQDLLRSKWTNILLTGTEMDVLLSEPEPKTRIEFLRYSCEITLDPNTAHRKVLLSDGNRKAIYTSQQQSYSSHPDRFTGFSQVLSRESLTGRCYWEVDWRGTGAVGVAVAYKNISRVGSSNKCEFGSNNKSWMLYYYTNRYEFYFNNILTPVSGPCSSRVGVYLDHRAGILSFYSVSETMTLLHRVQTTFTQPLYAGLCFYYDGATAELRKLK; via the coding sequence atggcacAGAAAGGAGTTCAGCTCGACCAAGAAGCCTTCTGTTGTTCAATCTGTTTGGATATACTGAAGGATCcagtgactattccctgtggacacagctactgtatgagctgtattaaaggattctgggatggagaggatgagaggaagatctgctgccctcagtgcagacaggcCTTCACACTGAGGCCTGTCTTGgggaaaaacaccatgttagcagctttagtggagcagctgaagaagactggactccaagctgctcctgccgatcactgctatgctggacctgaagatgtggcctgtgacgtctgcactgggaggaagctgaaagccctcaagtcctgtctgacctgtccagcctcttactgtgagaatcacctccagcctcattacaATGCACctccattaaagaaacacaagctggtggagcccaccaagaagctccaggagaacatctgctctcgtcatgatgaggtgatgaagatgttctgtcgtactgatcagcagagtatttgttatctgtgctctgtggatgaacataaaggccacaacacagtctcagctgcagcagaaaggactgagaggcaaagagagctcgaggtgagtcgactaaacatccagcagagaatccaggacagagagaaagatgtgaagctgcttcaacaggaggtggagaccgtcagtcgctctgctgataaagcagtggaggacagtgagaagatcttcactcagctgatccgtctcctccagaaaagaagctctgatgtgaagcagcagatcagatcccagcaggaaactgaagtgagtggagtcataaagcttcaggagaagctgcagcaggagatcactgagctgaagaggaaagacgctgaactgaagaagctctcacacacagaggatcacaaccagtttctacacaactacccctcagtgtcacaactcagtaaacctacagactcatccagcatcaatatccgtcctctcagatactttgaggatgtgacagcagctgtgtcagagctcagaaaTAAACTACAGGACCTCCTGAGGTCCAAATGGACAAATATCTTACTAACAGGGACAGAAATGgatgttttactgtcagaaccagagcccaagaccagaattgagttcttaagatattcatgtgaaatcactctggatccaaataCAGCACACAGAAAAGTGTTATTATCTGATGGGAACAGAAAAGCAATATACACAAgtcaacaacagtcttattctagtcacccagacagattcactggtTTTtctcaggtcctgagtagagagagtctgactggacgttgttactgggaggtggactGGAGAGGGACAGGAGCAGTCggtgtagcagtcgcatacaagaacaTCAGCAGAGTAGGGAGctcaaataaatgtgaatttggATCTAATAACAAATCTTGGATGTTATATTATTACACTAACCGTTATGAATTTTATTTCAACAACATCTTAACTCCTGTCTCAGGTCCttgttcctccagagtcggagtgtacctggatcacagagcaggtattctgtccttctacagcgtctctgaaaccatgactctcctccacagagtccagaccacattcactcagcctctctatgctggactttgttTTTACTATGATGGAGCCACAGCTGAGTTGCGTAAACTCAAATAG